One segment of Streptomyces sp. NBC_01463 DNA contains the following:
- a CDS encoding MCE family protein yields MSSRTTRGNRAARTAGRRTAGVAFFLVPAVLIWVSVSVYEKDFTDDATVTVRTSSVGNEMHDNADVKLRGVVIGQVRGIAADGEGARLTLAIDPDKLDRVPADVTAQMLPTTLFGERFVALVPPPVPSPRALRAGAVIPQDRSSNALELEEVLDNVLPLLTAVKPEKLSATLNAVSQALQGRGEKLGDTLVTLDAHLQKFNPQLPTLNADIKELVKVSRVYGDAAPDVLDALTDFTTTSGTVAEQQAELADLYGSTTASARDLTAFLEKNKDNLIRLAASGRPTLETLATYSSEFPCTLRTMAGFVPAMDKALGKGTDEPGLHVTLKAVPSKGKYVAGKDTPVYNATGGPHCYSVPYVGRTVPTADVRTAKDNGTAAEPETDAPEEVPAADASLGLPNSPQESRLVNELVAPSLKVRPQALPEWSSVLIGPAFRGVEVKLK; encoded by the coding sequence ATGTCATCGCGGACCACAAGGGGCAACAGGGCCGCGCGGACCGCCGGCCGCAGAACCGCCGGGGTCGCCTTCTTCCTCGTACCCGCCGTACTCATCTGGGTGTCGGTCTCCGTGTACGAGAAGGACTTCACGGATGACGCGACCGTCACCGTACGCACGTCGAGCGTCGGCAACGAGATGCACGACAACGCCGACGTGAAGCTGCGCGGCGTCGTCATCGGCCAGGTGCGCGGCATCGCGGCCGACGGCGAGGGCGCCCGCCTCACCCTGGCGATCGACCCGGACAAGCTCGACCGCGTCCCCGCCGACGTCACCGCCCAGATGCTGCCCACCACGTTGTTCGGCGAACGGTTCGTGGCCCTCGTGCCGCCCCCCGTACCGTCACCGCGGGCGTTGCGGGCGGGCGCCGTCATCCCGCAGGACCGCTCCAGCAACGCCCTCGAACTCGAAGAGGTCCTCGACAACGTCCTGCCGCTGCTGACCGCCGTGAAGCCGGAGAAGCTCTCCGCCACCCTCAACGCGGTCTCCCAGGCACTCCAGGGCCGCGGCGAGAAGCTCGGTGACACCCTCGTCACGCTCGACGCGCACCTCCAGAAGTTCAACCCGCAACTCCCCACGCTCAACGCGGACATCAAGGAACTCGTCAAGGTGAGCCGGGTGTACGGGGACGCCGCCCCCGACGTCCTGGACGCGCTCACCGACTTCACCACCACCAGCGGCACCGTCGCCGAACAGCAGGCCGAACTCGCCGACCTGTACGGCTCCACCACCGCGTCCGCCCGGGACCTCACCGCGTTCCTGGAGAAGAACAAGGACAACCTCATCCGGCTCGCGGCCTCCGGCAGGCCGACGCTGGAGACCCTCGCCACGTACTCCTCGGAATTCCCCTGCACGCTCCGCACCATGGCCGGGTTCGTCCCGGCCATGGACAAGGCGCTCGGCAAGGGCACCGACGAGCCCGGGCTCCACGTCACCCTCAAGGCCGTTCCCTCCAAGGGGAAGTACGTGGCGGGCAAGGACACGCCCGTCTACAACGCGACCGGCGGACCGCACTGCTACTCCGTCCCCTATGTCGGCCGGACGGTCCCGACCGCGGACGTCAGGACCGCCAAGGACAACGGGACCGCGGCCGAGCCGGAGACGGACGCCCCCGAAGAGGTCCCGGCCGCCGACGCGTCGCTCGGTCTGCCCAACTCCCCGCAGGAGAGCCGGCTCGTGAACGAACTGGTCGCTCCCTCACTGAAGGTCCGGCCGCAGGCCCTGCCCGAGTGGAGCAGCGTGCTCATCGGTCCGGCCTTCCGCGGTGTGGAGGTGAAGCTCAAGTGA
- a CDS encoding MCE family protein — protein sequence MSRTPRGPGARATTGAATLIAFGLCCTLFVTGCQAPHFSGIEDVPLPGGADLGDHPYEITADFGDVLSLAPQSSVKVNDVAVGRVTKISLAPDTWQARVTMKVNGKIKLPANAYAHLEQSSLLGEKYIQLSPPASGTARGTLASGDRIPLTRTNRNPEVEEVFGALSMLLNGGGVQQLKTITTELNKALAGQEPQVRSMLKRVDTLVTNLDDHRGDITSALDGVNRLAATLATRKQDVGKVLTGLSPGMKVLEKQRGSLLTMLRSLDTLSDVAVTTINKSKADTIADLKAIAPTLRALADSGDDLPDSLQVLLTYPFTDEVLRGVKGDYLNVYLDMTAAPGTQIIPALEPDPDPPAAGAKTAAGAALPLPLPATTTPGTATPRTGQATEGSNR from the coding sequence ATGAGCCGGACCCCGCGCGGACCCGGAGCCCGCGCGACGACGGGCGCCGCCACCCTGATCGCGTTCGGCCTCTGCTGCACCCTCTTCGTCACCGGCTGCCAGGCCCCGCACTTCTCCGGCATCGAGGACGTGCCGCTGCCCGGCGGTGCGGACCTCGGCGACCATCCGTACGAGATCACGGCGGACTTCGGGGACGTGCTCAGCCTCGCCCCGCAGTCCTCGGTGAAGGTCAACGACGTCGCCGTCGGCCGCGTCACCAAGATCTCCCTCGCCCCCGACACCTGGCAGGCCCGGGTCACCATGAAGGTCAACGGGAAGATCAAACTGCCCGCCAACGCCTACGCGCACCTCGAACAGTCGAGCCTCCTGGGCGAGAAGTACATCCAGCTCTCGCCCCCTGCGAGCGGCACCGCCCGCGGCACCCTCGCCTCCGGCGACCGCATCCCGCTCACCCGGACCAACCGGAACCCCGAGGTCGAAGAGGTGTTCGGGGCGCTGTCGATGCTCCTCAACGGCGGCGGCGTCCAGCAGCTGAAGACCATCACCACCGAGCTCAACAAGGCACTGGCCGGACAGGAACCCCAGGTCCGGTCCATGCTCAAGCGCGTCGACACCCTCGTCACCAACCTCGACGACCACCGCGGCGACATCACATCGGCGCTCGACGGCGTCAACCGGCTCGCCGCCACCCTCGCCACCCGCAAACAGGACGTCGGCAAGGTCCTCACCGGGCTCAGCCCCGGCATGAAGGTCCTGGAGAAGCAGCGCGGCTCGCTCCTGACCATGCTGCGCTCCCTGGACACCCTCTCCGACGTCGCCGTCACCACCATCAACAAGAGCAAGGCGGACACGATCGCCGACCTGAAGGCCATCGCCCCCACCCTCCGGGCCCTGGCCGACTCCGGCGACGACCTGCCCGACTCCCTCCAGGTGCTGCTCACCTACCCGTTCACGGACGAGGTGCTGCGCGGTGTGAAGGGCGACTACCTCAACGTGTACCTGGACATGACGGCCGCACCTGGCACCCAGATCATCCCCGCCCTCGAACCGGATCCGGACCCCCCGGCCGCCGGGGCGAAAACGGCAGCCGGCGCCGCACTCCCGCTGCCGCTCCCCGCGACCACCACGCCAGGGACGGCCACTCCCCGGACGGGCCAGGCCACGGAGGGGAGCAACCGATGA
- a CDS encoding MCE family protein, with product MKRRSLAGPLAKSIVFIVVTVLATTVLGLSIANTGVGDTRSYRARFTDATGLVVGDSVRIAGVKVGQVDSVKVADRRLAEVGFSVQKGRKLPASVTASIKYLNMVGQRYIDLDQGAGPVGESFAAGATIPLSRTTPALDLTQLFNGFQPLFEGLSPPDVNQLAGSIVQVLQGEGGTVDSILQHVGSLTGTVAAKDKVIGEVIKNLNTVLKTVNDREAGFNDLVDTLQELVTGFAGDRKPLGEAVTAMGALTTVTADLFQDGRKPLKEDIKQLGRLSDRLADNSPKIENFLQKTPAKMEAISRLASYGSWLNLYLCEAKVSGVTNSDGSTPPTGIEITQPRCLS from the coding sequence GTGAAGCGCCGCTCCCTCGCGGGACCGCTCGCGAAATCGATCGTCTTCATCGTGGTGACGGTGCTCGCCACCACGGTGCTGGGTCTGTCCATCGCCAACACCGGTGTCGGCGACACCCGTTCGTACCGGGCCAGGTTCACGGACGCGACCGGCCTCGTCGTCGGCGACAGCGTCCGGATCGCCGGTGTGAAGGTCGGGCAGGTCGACTCCGTCAAGGTCGCCGACCGGCGGCTCGCCGAGGTCGGCTTCAGTGTCCAGAAGGGCCGCAAGCTGCCGGCGTCGGTGACCGCGTCGATCAAGTACCTCAACATGGTCGGCCAGCGCTACATCGACCTCGACCAGGGCGCCGGACCCGTCGGCGAGAGCTTCGCCGCGGGCGCCACCATCCCGCTGTCCCGGACCACCCCGGCCCTCGACCTCACCCAGCTCTTCAACGGCTTCCAGCCGCTCTTCGAGGGCCTCTCCCCGCCGGACGTCAACCAGCTGGCCGGCTCCATCGTCCAGGTGCTCCAGGGCGAGGGCGGCACCGTCGACAGCATCCTCCAGCACGTTGGCTCGCTGACCGGCACGGTCGCCGCGAAGGACAAGGTGATCGGCGAGGTGATCAAGAACCTGAACACGGTCCTGAAGACGGTCAACGACCGGGAGGCCGGCTTCAACGACCTCGTCGACACGCTCCAGGAACTCGTCACCGGGTTCGCGGGCGACCGCAAACCGCTCGGCGAGGCCGTCACGGCGATGGGCGCGCTCACCACGGTCACCGCGGACCTCTTCCAGGACGGCCGCAAACCCCTGAAGGAGGACATCAAGCAGCTCGGCCGGCTCTCCGACCGGCTCGCCGACAACTCGCCGAAGATCGAGAACTTCCTCCAGAAGACCCCGGCCAAGATGGAGGCGATCAGTCGCCTCGCCTCGTACGGCTCATGGCTCAACCTCTACCTCTGCGAGGCCAAGGTCAGCGGCGTGACGAACAGCGACGGCAGCACCCCGCCGACCGGCATCGAGATCACCCAGCCGAGGTGCCTGTCATGA
- a CDS encoding MCE family protein: MRMKPIRDRNPVAVSVVGLLVLALIGYGAYRADSLPFIGGGTTYSADFTESAGLDEGDEVRIAGVKVGKVTGVSLDGAKVKVTFKVKDAWIGNASTVGIAIKTLLGDKYLAVDPLGEARQNPDERITASRTTSPYDVTQAFNGLGETIGEIDTEQLAKSFETISATFKDSPPDVKSAAKGLSALSKTVSERDAQLATLLKGSKQLTKTLATKKSSFETLLEDGNLLLGEIQARRDSIHLLLTGTRDLGTQLTGLVADNNKQLKPTLKALGRVTAVLNKNRKSLDKVLSIAGSYNRLVGNTLGNGRWFDNYVCGVVPKDYLPANTPPATGCMPPKQEGGS, translated from the coding sequence ATGAGAATGAAGCCCATACGCGACCGCAACCCCGTCGCCGTCAGCGTCGTCGGACTCCTCGTACTCGCCCTCATCGGATACGGCGCCTACCGCGCCGACTCGCTGCCCTTCATCGGCGGTGGCACCACCTACAGCGCCGACTTCACCGAGTCCGCCGGGCTCGACGAGGGCGACGAGGTGCGGATCGCCGGAGTGAAGGTCGGCAAGGTCACCGGGGTCTCCCTCGACGGCGCCAAGGTGAAGGTGACCTTCAAGGTCAAGGACGCCTGGATCGGCAACGCGAGCACCGTCGGCATCGCCATCAAGACACTCCTCGGCGACAAGTACCTGGCCGTGGACCCCCTCGGCGAAGCCCGGCAGAACCCCGACGAGCGCATCACGGCGAGCCGCACCACCTCGCCGTACGACGTCACCCAGGCCTTCAACGGTCTCGGCGAGACCATCGGCGAGATCGACACCGAGCAGCTCGCCAAGAGCTTCGAGACGATCTCCGCCACCTTCAAGGACTCCCCGCCCGACGTGAAGAGTGCCGCCAAGGGGCTGTCCGCCCTCTCCAAGACCGTCTCCGAGCGCGACGCGCAGCTCGCGACCCTCCTCAAGGGCAGCAAACAGCTCACCAAGACCCTCGCCACCAAGAAGAGCAGCTTCGAGACCCTCCTCGAAGACGGCAACCTGCTCCTCGGCGAGATCCAGGCACGCCGCGACTCCATCCACCTGCTGCTCACCGGCACCCGTGACCTGGGCACCCAGCTCACCGGACTCGTCGCCGACAACAACAAGCAGCTCAAGCCCACGCTGAAGGCGCTGGGCCGGGTCACCGCCGTCCTGAACAAGAACCGCAAGAGCCTCGACAAGGTCCTCTCGATCGCCGGCTCCTACAACAGGCTCGTCGGCAACACCCTGGGCAACGGCCGCTGGTTCGACAACTACGTCTGCGGTGTCGTCCCGAAGGACTACCTGCCCGCCAACACGCCCCCGGCGACCGGCTGCATGCCTCCCAAGCAGGAAGGCGGGAGCTGA
- a CDS encoding MCE family protein, whose product MRLTRVIGIGAGLVVVAVAATSGVMAMEEEGTTTVTAYFEQATGVYAGSDLRILGVRVGTVESVEPRGKDVKVVLRVDKGVQVPKDVHAVVVAPSLVADRYVQLAPVYTGGAVLEDDAELPASKNATPVEVDQLYASITELSTALGPDGANAQGAFAGLLDTGAKNLKGNGKDIGDSIEQFGKATKTLDKSSGNLFDTLAYLQTFTTMLKDNDGNVRTAENQLNSVTGFLADDKKNLGAALKELGTALAQVKTFIKDNRGALKENVDALVPITQTLVDQRASLAESLDTLPLAAGNVLNAYDPAHRTLNGRTDLNELSMGGPLIDPSLTGLTPVDAERQAALPALPLPAVGTVYGTPKNAAAKSGNDEKGANR is encoded by the coding sequence ATGAGACTCACCCGCGTCATCGGCATCGGGGCCGGCCTCGTGGTCGTGGCCGTCGCGGCCACCTCCGGGGTGATGGCCATGGAGGAAGAGGGCACGACGACCGTCACCGCGTACTTCGAGCAGGCGACCGGCGTCTACGCCGGATCCGACCTGCGGATCCTCGGAGTCCGGGTCGGCACCGTCGAATCGGTCGAACCCCGCGGCAAGGACGTCAAGGTCGTCCTGCGGGTCGACAAGGGCGTCCAGGTCCCCAAGGACGTGCACGCCGTCGTCGTCGCCCCCAGCCTCGTCGCCGACCGGTACGTCCAGCTCGCCCCCGTCTACACCGGGGGAGCGGTCCTGGAGGACGACGCCGAACTGCCCGCGTCGAAGAACGCGACACCGGTCGAGGTGGACCAGCTGTACGCGTCCATCACCGAACTCTCCACCGCGCTCGGCCCGGACGGGGCGAACGCGCAGGGAGCCTTCGCCGGACTCCTGGACACCGGCGCGAAGAACCTCAAGGGCAACGGCAAGGACATCGGCGACTCCATCGAGCAGTTCGGCAAGGCGACGAAGACCCTCGACAAGAGCAGCGGGAACCTCTTCGACACCCTGGCCTACCTCCAGACCTTCACCACCATGCTGAAGGACAACGACGGCAACGTGCGCACGGCCGAGAACCAGCTGAACTCGGTCACCGGCTTCCTGGCGGACGACAAGAAGAACCTCGGGGCCGCGCTCAAGGAACTCGGCACCGCCCTCGCCCAGGTCAAGACGTTCATCAAGGACAACCGGGGCGCGCTCAAGGAGAACGTGGACGCGCTGGTGCCGATCACCCAGACCCTCGTCGACCAGCGCGCCTCACTGGCCGAGTCGCTCGACACCCTGCCGCTGGCCGCGGGCAACGTCCTGAACGCGTACGACCCCGCCCACCGCACCCTCAACGGCCGGACCGACCTCAACGAGCTCAGCATGGGCGGCCCGCTCATCGATCCTTCCCTCACCGGGCTCACCCCGGTGGACGCCGAACGGCAGGCGGCGCTCCCCGCCCTGCCGCTGCCGGCCGTGGGCACCGTCTACGGCACACCGAAGAACGCCGCGGCGAAGAGCGGCAACGACGAGAAGGGGGCGAACCGATGA
- a CDS encoding ABC transporter permease codes for MPILSWLDRSGDQLTFYVRALVWIPRTLRRYLKEVQRLLAEVAFGSGGLGVVGGTIGVMIAMTLATGTVVGLQGYAALNQIGTAAFTGFISAYFNTREIAPLVAGLALSATVGAGFTAQLGAMRINEEIDGLESMGVRSMPYLVTTRIIAGVVAIIPLYAIGLLSSYVASRYVTVLFNGQSAGTYDHYFNLFLSPQDVLLSVLKVLIFSVMVILAHCYYGYHATGGPAGVGVAVGRSVRNAIVLISVTDFFLSLAIWGATTTVKVAG; via the coding sequence ATGCCGATACTCAGCTGGCTCGACCGGTCGGGTGACCAGCTCACCTTCTACGTACGGGCCCTGGTCTGGATCCCCCGGACGCTGCGCCGCTACCTCAAGGAGGTGCAGCGGCTGCTCGCCGAGGTGGCCTTCGGCAGCGGCGGTCTCGGGGTCGTCGGCGGCACCATCGGCGTGATGATCGCGATGACCCTGGCCACCGGCACCGTCGTCGGACTCCAGGGGTATGCCGCCCTCAACCAGATCGGCACCGCCGCCTTCACCGGCTTCATCTCCGCGTACTTCAACACCCGTGAGATCGCCCCGCTGGTCGCCGGCCTCGCTCTCTCCGCGACCGTCGGCGCCGGCTTCACCGCGCAGCTCGGTGCCATGCGGATCAACGAGGAGATCGACGGCCTGGAGTCGATGGGTGTGCGCTCCATGCCCTACCTCGTCACCACGCGCATCATCGCCGGGGTCGTCGCCATCATCCCGCTGTACGCGATCGGGCTGCTCTCCTCGTACGTCGCCTCCCGCTACGTCACCGTCCTGTTCAACGGGCAGTCCGCGGGCACGTACGACCACTACTTCAACCTCTTCCTCTCCCCGCAGGACGTGCTGCTGTCGGTGCTCAAGGTGCTGATCTTCAGCGTGATGGTGATCCTCGCGCACTGCTACTACGGCTACCACGCCACCGGTGGACCCGCCGGAGTGGGCGTGGCCGTCGGCCGCTCGGTGCGCAACGCGATCGTGCTGATCAGCGTCACCGACTTCTTCCTCTCGCTCGCCATCTGGGGAGCCACGACGACCGTGAAGGTGGCCGGCTGA